Proteins encoded within one genomic window of Pigmentiphaga sp. H8:
- a CDS encoding ABC transporter ATP-binding protein — MPDAIAFAQVEKRFGKGHAPAIADLSFSVSPGEHVCIVGRTGCGKSTAVNLILGLSQASGGRVRVLGVDPLRDFTRLRGRIGCVFQTDRLLPWRTALDNVLVPLEILRTRSPDTEAQAIELLHKVGLAGHEQAYPQQLSGGMRQRVALARALITQPEVMIADEAFGALDEVTAAALRGDFQRIAKAHGQTVLQITHSLDEALSMADRVLVFDRPGRVVGEFPRAQWETPAQRQAVRQALRALIAGEAEADADAAGVRRAA; from the coding sequence ATGCCTGACGCCATCGCATTCGCCCAGGTCGAGAAACGGTTCGGCAAGGGCCACGCGCCGGCCATCGCCGACCTGAGTTTTTCCGTGTCCCCCGGCGAACACGTCTGCATCGTTGGCCGCACGGGCTGCGGCAAGTCGACCGCGGTCAACCTGATCCTGGGTCTGTCTCAGGCCTCGGGCGGCCGGGTGCGGGTGCTGGGGGTCGATCCCCTGCGCGACTTCACCCGCCTGCGTGGCCGGATAGGCTGCGTGTTCCAGACCGATCGCCTGCTGCCGTGGCGCACGGCGCTCGACAACGTGCTGGTGCCGCTGGAGATCCTGCGCACCCGTTCGCCGGACACCGAGGCGCAGGCCATCGAACTGCTGCACAAGGTCGGCCTGGCCGGCCACGAGCAGGCCTATCCCCAGCAACTGTCGGGCGGCATGCGCCAGCGGGTGGCGCTGGCGCGGGCGCTGATCACCCAGCCCGAGGTCATGATCGCCGACGAGGCCTTCGGCGCGCTGGACGAGGTAACCGCCGCCGCACTGCGCGGCGACTTCCAGCGCATCGCCAAGGCGCATGGGCAGACCGTGCTGCAGATCACGCATTCGCTGGACGAGGCGTTGTCCATGGCCGACCGGGTGCTGGTGTTCGACCGACCGGGACGGGTGGTGGGTGAATTCCCGCGCGCGCAATGGGAAACGCCAGCGCAGCGGCAGGCGGTCCGGCAGGCGCTGCGCGCGCTGATCGCGGGCGAGGCCGAGGCGGATGCCGATGCGGCCGGCGTACGCCGGGCGGCCTGA
- a CDS encoding ABC transporter permease: protein MNSLADPDTAARRRGAGLPSWPAVPWEGALAIALMLGAWEWASHHSTPMFFPSLSQIAATAGDLLASPEGWSAIAITYGRIWAYLLASFLVSSLLGAAVAGNVHVERFLVPLVELKQGIPSLCWVIFAILWFRDAEARIAFVVVTSALPAFFYQARDALRGIPRDWVDLVQSMRPTPWQRARILWWPAVLPSLLTVWRINIGNATRVTIMAELLGGITGIGHQLRVSQEMFRMDQTIVWTAVLVAFVILSNQALSGFERRFLSYRGHDGVRSHA, encoded by the coding sequence ATGAATAGCCTCGCGGATCCTGACACGGCGGCGCGGCGGCGCGGCGCGGGACTGCCGTCCTGGCCGGCCGTGCCGTGGGAAGGTGCGCTGGCCATTGCATTGATGCTGGGGGCGTGGGAATGGGCGTCGCATCATTCGACCCCCATGTTCTTTCCCTCGCTGTCGCAAATAGCGGCCACCGCGGGCGACCTGTTGGCCTCGCCCGAAGGCTGGTCCGCCATCGCCATCACCTACGGGCGCATCTGGGCGTACCTGCTGGCGTCGTTCCTGGTGTCGTCCCTGCTTGGCGCGGCCGTGGCCGGCAACGTCCACGTCGAGCGCTTCCTGGTGCCGCTGGTCGAGCTCAAGCAGGGCATTCCGTCCCTGTGCTGGGTCATCTTCGCCATCCTCTGGTTCCGCGACGCCGAGGCGCGCATCGCCTTCGTCGTGGTCACGTCGGCGCTGCCCGCGTTCTTCTACCAGGCCCGCGACGCCCTGCGCGGCATCCCACGCGACTGGGTGGACCTGGTGCAGTCCATGCGGCCCACGCCGTGGCAGCGGGCGCGCATCCTGTGGTGGCCGGCGGTCCTGCCGTCGCTGCTGACGGTGTGGCGGATCAATATCGGCAATGCCACTCGCGTCACCATCATGGCCGAGCTGCTGGGCGGAATCACCGGCATCGGCCACCAGTTGCGCGTGTCGCAGGAGATGTTCCGCATGGACCAGACCATCGTCTGGACGGCCGTGCTGGTGGCTTTCGTCATCCTGAGCAATCAGGCGCTGAGCGGCTTCGAACGCCGTTTCCTGTCGTATCGCGGCCATGACGGAGTACGCAGCCATGCCTGA
- a CDS encoding ABC transporter substrate-binding protein, which yields MKNLKELFRRAGTTLAVGLALNATVSAAQAAEPLPKLAVTVFSPPSQSIWIPVLIQRLGLDRKHGFELTVTPKPSNVAYTDFATGRDPVCFCAAIAAVSRFKQQGADFTLLWNIFNFESDIVIRDPAITDVKQLQGKVVQTDTITGSWALSKWFLQARGVDLGKVTIKSSSARGAAGLAELQLGRVDALLVNPTEGAAAVAQGKGALHALPVFDKAVWQKASGTDFVPSITLGVASPWIAQASNQALIRKFYAANREAAEFIRQKPAEAARLVSKDAQVEVGALQGVLERYRDLTRIEPLRRHIKTVALLTQKLLPEGGQLPRPLTDAELDSLVSAFDVEGRNE from the coding sequence ATGAAAAACCTGAAAGAGCTGTTCCGCAGGGCCGGCACCACGCTGGCCGTGGGGCTGGCGTTGAACGCCACGGTATCCGCCGCCCAGGCGGCCGAGCCGCTGCCCAAGCTGGCGGTCACGGTGTTTTCGCCGCCTTCGCAAAGCATATGGATACCGGTGCTGATCCAGCGGCTGGGGCTGGACCGCAAGCACGGGTTCGAACTGACCGTTACGCCCAAGCCTTCCAACGTAGCCTATACCGATTTCGCCACGGGCCGGGACCCGGTCTGCTTCTGCGCCGCGATCGCCGCGGTCAGCCGCTTCAAGCAGCAGGGCGCCGATTTCACGTTGTTGTGGAATATCTTCAACTTCGAGTCCGACATCGTCATCCGCGATCCCGCGATCACGGACGTCAAGCAGCTCCAGGGCAAGGTGGTGCAAACCGACACCATCACGGGAAGCTGGGCGTTGTCGAAGTGGTTCCTGCAGGCCCGGGGCGTGGACCTGGGCAAGGTCACGATCAAGTCCTCGAGCGCGCGCGGCGCAGCCGGGCTGGCCGAGTTGCAGCTCGGGCGCGTCGACGCGCTGCTGGTCAATCCCACCGAGGGCGCCGCCGCGGTCGCGCAGGGCAAGGGGGCGCTGCACGCACTGCCGGTGTTCGACAAGGCCGTCTGGCAGAAGGCATCGGGCACGGATTTCGTGCCGTCCATCACGCTGGGCGTGGCGTCGCCGTGGATCGCCCAGGCCTCCAACCAGGCGTTGATCCGCAAGTTCTACGCGGCCAACCGGGAAGCGGCGGAGTTCATCCGGCAAAAGCCGGCCGAAGCCGCCCGCCTCGTGTCCAAGGACGCGCAGGTCGAGGTGGGCGCGCTGCAAGGCGTGCTGGAGCGTTATCGCGACCTGACCCGTATCGAGCCCCTGCGCCGGCACATCAAGACGGTGGCGTTGCTGACCCAGAAGCTGCTGCCCGAGGGCGGCCAGTTGCCGCGCCCGCTGACGGATGCGGAACTCGATTCGCTGGTGTCGGCCTTCGACGTGGAAGGAAGGAATGAATAG
- a CDS encoding TauD/TfdA family dioxygenase codes for MNALLKPLHRPADTELHQPRILDPELYRYDETRLGEIRIQPYSPIVGGLVQGFRFQPEVRTPDEIQAFLYRSLLEYGFLSFEPGSVAAGDFEQFAALFGAPRFAGNPQAPRVGGEANAIDSARKKTRTNYIWHIDQAYRERPQKFTALYAVQAPRHGGGTLFSNATAAYRLLDPRFAAYLDTLTILHNADQMGLVSMSYGDPERLAQARLDTPPLEVPLVRVHPETGARQLFACELYAQRVLGVPRLVSDHLLGIVFEFIKSPEVCTEYRWETGAALIWDNRIVQHRGIFNYAGQGRVLHRAVLD; via the coding sequence ATGAACGCATTGCTCAAACCGCTGCATCGGCCCGCGGACACCGAGCTGCACCAGCCCCGCATCCTCGACCCCGAGCTTTATCGCTACGACGAGACGCGCCTGGGCGAAATCCGCATCCAGCCCTATTCCCCCATCGTGGGCGGCCTGGTCCAGGGATTCCGCTTCCAGCCCGAGGTCCGGACACCGGACGAAATCCAGGCCTTCCTTTACCGCTCCCTGCTGGAGTACGGTTTCCTGTCGTTCGAGCCGGGATCGGTCGCGGCGGGTGACTTCGAACAGTTCGCGGCACTGTTCGGCGCGCCCCGGTTCGCCGGCAATCCGCAGGCGCCGCGCGTGGGCGGCGAGGCCAACGCCATCGACTCGGCGCGCAAGAAGACGCGCACCAACTACATCTGGCACATCGACCAGGCCTATCGCGAGCGTCCGCAGAAATTCACGGCCCTGTACGCCGTGCAAGCGCCTCGGCACGGGGGCGGGACGCTGTTCTCGAATGCCACGGCGGCCTACCGGCTGCTCGACCCGCGCTTCGCGGCCTATCTGGACACGCTGACCATTCTGCACAACGCCGACCAGATGGGGCTGGTGTCCATGTCCTACGGCGATCCGGAGCGGCTGGCCCAGGCGCGGCTCGACACGCCGCCGCTGGAGGTACCGCTGGTGCGGGTGCATCCGGAAACCGGCGCCCGCCAGCTTTTCGCCTGCGAACTCTATGCGCAGCGGGTGCTGGGCGTGCCCCGGCTGGTCAGCGACCATCTGCTGGGCATCGTGTTCGAGTTCATCAAGTCGCCCGAAGTCTGCACCGAGTATCGCTGGGAGACCGGCGCGGCGCTGATCTGGGACAACCGCATCGTCCAGCATCGGGGCATCTTCAACTACGCGGGACAAGGCCGCGTGCTGCATCGCGCGGTGCTGGATTGA
- a CDS encoding ClpXP protease specificity-enhancing factor encodes MSEISTKPYLIRALHEWCTDNGYTPHLAVTVDERVVVPREHVKNGEIVLNVGRLATHKLQLGNEFIEFQARFGGVARQISVPVDAVTAIYARETGHGMAFEAGPSAAAGTGVAPDSPVVDDAAAAEPQENVSAPRPQLSAVPAGETPSASSDEGPEDTDPAPSGGPDRGRPKLTVIK; translated from the coding sequence ATGAGTGAAATCTCCACCAAGCCTTACCTGATCCGCGCACTGCACGAGTGGTGCACCGACAACGGCTATACGCCCCACCTGGCGGTAACCGTCGACGAGCGGGTGGTGGTGCCGCGCGAGCATGTCAAGAACGGCGAGATCGTCCTGAACGTCGGCAGGCTGGCTACCCACAAGCTGCAACTGGGCAACGAGTTCATCGAGTTCCAGGCGCGCTTCGGCGGCGTGGCGCGGCAGATTTCCGTTCCGGTGGATGCGGTCACGGCCATCTACGCGCGCGAGACCGGACATGGCATGGCTTTCGAGGCCGGACCGTCCGCGGCGGCGGGCACGGGCGTCGCGCCAGACAGCCCGGTGGTCGACGATGCGGCCGCCGCCGAGCCGCAAGAGAACGTGTCGGCGCCTCGTCCGCAACTGTCCGCCGTGCCGGCGGGCGAAACGCCGTCGGCCTCGTCCGACGAGGGTCCGGAGGATACGGATCCCGCGCCTTCGGGCGGCCCCGATCGCGGCCGGCCGAAGCTGACCGTCATCAAGTAA
- a CDS encoding glutathione S-transferase N-terminal domain-containing protein, which produces MMVLYSGTTCPFSQRCRFVLFEKGMDFEIRDVDLYNKPEDIAVMNPYGQVPILVERDLVLYESNIINEYIDERFPHPQLMPADPVMRARARLFLFNFEKELFLHVGTLEARESRADEKALEQARQQIRDRLSQLAPIFLKNKFMLGEEFSMLDVAIAPLLWRLDHYGIELPKNAAPLQKYAERIFSRPAYIEALTPSEKVMRR; this is translated from the coding sequence ATGATGGTGCTTTACTCCGGAACCACGTGTCCGTTCTCCCAACGCTGCCGTTTCGTGTTGTTCGAAAAGGGCATGGATTTCGAAATCCGCGACGTCGACCTCTACAACAAACCCGAGGACATCGCCGTCATGAACCCGTACGGCCAGGTGCCCATCCTGGTCGAGCGCGATCTGGTGCTGTACGAGTCGAACATCATCAACGAGTACATCGACGAGCGCTTCCCGCATCCGCAGCTGATGCCCGCCGATCCGGTGATGCGCGCCCGTGCGCGGCTGTTCCTGTTCAATTTCGAGAAGGAACTGTTCTTGCACGTCGGCACGCTGGAGGCCCGGGAAAGCCGCGCCGACGAGAAGGCGCTCGAGCAGGCGCGCCAGCAGATCCGCGACCGCCTTTCGCAGCTCGCGCCTATCTTCCTGAAAAACAAGTTTATGCTTGGCGAAGAGTTCTCGATGCTGGACGTGGCGATCGCACCGCTGCTCTGGCGCCTGGACCACTATGGCATCGAGCTGCCGAAGAACGCCGCCCCGTTGCAGAAGTATGCCGAGCGCATCTTCTCGCGGCCGGCGTACATCGAGGCGCTGACGCCGTCCGAAAAGGTCATGCGCCGCTGA
- a CDS encoding cytochrome c1, giving the protein MTMKKLLGLLILMLACTGVQAAEGGYHLEKAPTRLNDLPALQNGAKLFVNYCLNCHAASAMRYNRLKDIGLTDEQIKDNLLFSDGKVGDMMTVAMSAKEAKEWFGAAPPDLSVIARAKSVNAGPSGADYLYTYLRTFYRDDTRPTGWNNLVFPSVGMPHVLWERQGPRELTTVAMHRGEGEHGWERVTTTYDVNGAATVKHEPVADYHGHETMETRFTAKDPARVQAYDNDVADLVAFMSWMAEPVQQHRVRLGVWVLIFLAFFTVITWRLNAVYWKDVK; this is encoded by the coding sequence ATCACGATGAAGAAGCTGCTCGGTCTACTGATTCTGATGCTGGCCTGCACTGGGGTGCAGGCAGCCGAAGGCGGGTATCACCTGGAGAAGGCGCCTACGCGCCTGAACGACCTGCCTGCCCTGCAAAACGGGGCCAAACTGTTCGTCAACTATTGCCTCAACTGCCATGCCGCTTCGGCCATGCGGTACAATCGGCTCAAGGACATCGGCCTGACCGACGAACAGATCAAGGACAACCTCCTGTTCTCGGACGGTAAAGTCGGCGACATGATGACCGTTGCCATGAGCGCCAAAGAGGCGAAGGAATGGTTCGGCGCCGCGCCTCCCGACCTGTCGGTCATTGCCCGGGCGAAATCCGTCAACGCCGGACCGTCGGGCGCCGATTACCTCTACACCTACCTGCGTACGTTCTACCGCGACGATACCCGGCCCACGGGCTGGAACAACCTGGTCTTTCCCAGTGTGGGCATGCCCCATGTGCTGTGGGAGCGCCAGGGTCCGCGCGAACTCACCACCGTCGCCATGCACCGGGGCGAAGGCGAACACGGTTGGGAGCGTGTCACGACGACTTACGACGTGAACGGCGCTGCTACCGTCAAGCATGAGCCGGTCGCCGACTACCACGGCCACGAAACGATGGAAACGCGTTTCACGGCCAAGGATCCGGCCCGGGTGCAGGCGTACGACAACGACGTGGCCGATCTGGTCGCGTTCATGTCGTGGATGGCCGAGCCCGTGCAGCAGCATCGCGTGCGACTGGGGGTGTGGGTGCTGATTTTCCTGGCTTTCTTCACGGTCATCACCTGGCGCCTGAACGCCGTGTACTGGAAGGACGTCAAGTAG
- a CDS encoding cytochrome bc complex cytochrome b subunit has protein sequence MAGEKNVETTGLLGWIDARFPLTSTWKAHLSEYYAPKNFNFWYFFGSLALLVLVIQIVTGIFLVMHYKPDAERAFQSVEYIMREVPWGWLVRYMHSTGASMFFVVVYLHMLRGLFYGSYRKPRELVWIFGVAIFLCLMAEAFMGYLLPWGQMSYWGAQVIVNLFSAIPFVGPDLAILIRGDYVVSDATLNRFFSFHVIAVPLVLLGLVVAHVIALHEVGSNNPDGVEIKAKKDANGIPLDGIPFHPYYSVHDLFGVAIFLMIFSAIVFFAPEMGGYFLEYNNFIPADPLKTPPHIAPVWYFTPFYSMLRACTDDFTWVLAFAAVAAAVWFLLKSRVSGVAKIAIVVVLLAIAVLLRVWDAKFWGVLTMGGAVVILFFLPWLDHSPVKSIRYRPGWHKWIYGIFIVNFLVLGYLGTQAPTEVFNLMSQIGTVLYLGFFLLMPFWSRLGTFKPVPERVTFSAH, from the coding sequence ATGGCTGGCGAGAAGAATGTCGAGACAACTGGCCTTCTGGGCTGGATCGACGCCCGCTTTCCGCTCACCTCGACCTGGAAAGCGCACCTGTCCGAGTACTACGCACCGAAGAACTTCAATTTCTGGTATTTCTTCGGCTCGCTGGCGCTCCTGGTGCTGGTCATCCAGATCGTGACCGGGATTTTCCTGGTCATGCACTACAAGCCCGACGCCGAACGCGCGTTCCAGTCGGTCGAATACATCATGCGGGAAGTGCCGTGGGGCTGGCTCGTCCGGTACATGCACTCCACCGGCGCCTCGATGTTCTTCGTCGTGGTGTACCTGCACATGCTGCGCGGGCTGTTCTACGGCTCGTACCGCAAGCCGCGCGAACTGGTCTGGATCTTCGGCGTGGCGATTTTCCTGTGCCTGATGGCCGAAGCCTTCATGGGCTACCTGCTGCCCTGGGGCCAGATGTCCTACTGGGGCGCCCAGGTCATCGTGAACCTGTTCTCGGCCATCCCGTTCGTCGGCCCCGACCTGGCGATCCTGATCCGCGGCGACTACGTCGTCTCGGACGCGACCCTGAACCGCTTCTTCTCGTTCCACGTCATCGCCGTACCGCTGGTGCTGCTGGGCCTGGTCGTCGCGCACGTCATCGCGCTGCACGAAGTCGGCTCCAACAACCCCGACGGCGTCGAGATCAAGGCCAAGAAGGACGCCAACGGCATCCCGCTCGACGGCATTCCGTTCCATCCCTACTACTCCGTGCATGACCTGTTCGGCGTGGCCATCTTCCTGATGATCTTCAGCGCGATCGTGTTCTTCGCGCCGGAGATGGGCGGCTACTTCCTGGAATACAACAACTTCATCCCGGCCGACCCGCTGAAGACCCCGCCGCACATCGCGCCGGTCTGGTACTTCACGCCGTTCTACTCGATGCTGCGTGCCTGCACCGACGACTTCACCTGGGTGCTGGCGTTCGCCGCGGTCGCGGCGGCGGTGTGGTTCCTGCTCAAGAGCCGTGTCAGTGGCGTCGCCAAGATCGCCATCGTCGTGGTGCTGCTGGCCATTGCCGTCCTGCTGCGCGTCTGGGACGCCAAGTTCTGGGGCGTGCTGACGATGGGCGGCGCGGTGGTCATCCTGTTCTTCCTGCCCTGGCTCGACCATTCGCCCGTCAAGTCCATCCGCTATCGTCCGGGCTGGCACAAGTGGATCTACGGCATCTTCATCGTCAACTTCCTGGTGCTGGGCTACCTGGGCACGCAGGCGCCCACCGAGGTCTTCAACCTGATGTCGCAGATCGGTACGGTCCTCTACCTGGGCTTCTTCCTGTTGATGCCGTTCTGGAGCCGGCTCGGCACGTTCAAGCCTGTGCCCGAACGCGTCACTTTCTCCGCCCACTGA
- the petA gene encoding ubiquinol-cytochrome c reductase iron-sulfur subunit: MSQDKVVDADRRFWVGTTCAVGGVAAVGVAVPFVSTFAPSERAKAAGAPVEVEIGDMQPGEMRTVEWRGKPVWIIRRTPEQLATLKEVDAQLADPNSERNPNEITPEYARNEYRSIKPEYLVAVGICPHLGCSPTARFATGPQPSLPADWHGGFLCPCHGSTFDMAGRVYKNKPSPDNLTIPPYEFLSDTKIVVGVDKNNKA; this comes from the coding sequence ATGAGTCAGGACAAAGTGGTAGACGCCGACCGCCGGTTTTGGGTCGGAACCACCTGTGCTGTCGGGGGAGTCGCGGCTGTAGGCGTGGCCGTTCCTTTCGTCAGCACGTTCGCCCCGTCCGAACGGGCGAAGGCGGCGGGTGCTCCGGTGGAAGTCGAAATTGGAGACATGCAGCCGGGTGAAATGCGCACCGTCGAGTGGCGCGGCAAACCGGTCTGGATCATCCGCCGTACGCCCGAGCAGCTTGCCACGCTGAAGGAAGTCGACGCCCAGCTCGCCGACCCGAATTCCGAGCGCAATCCGAACGAAATCACGCCCGAGTACGCGCGCAACGAGTACCGCTCGATCAAGCCCGAGTACCTCGTCGCCGTCGGCATCTGCCCGCACCTCGGGTGCTCGCCCACCGCCCGGTTCGCCACCGGGCCCCAGCCCAGCCTGCCGGCCGATTGGCACGGCGGCTTCCTGTGCCCCTGCCACGGGTCGACCTTCGACATGGCCGGACGGGTGTACAAGAACAAGCCGTCGCCCGACAACCTGACGATTCCTCCCTACGAGTTCCTGTCCGACACCAAGATCGTGGTCGGTGTCGACAAGAACAACAAGGCCTGA
- the mscL gene encoding large conductance mechanosensitive channel protein MscL, whose amino-acid sequence MSIMKEFRDFAMRGNVVDLAVGVIIGAAFGKIVDSLVKDIVMPIVNVILGGNVDFSNKFIVLRAPADYAGPQTYDALSKAGATLLGWGNFLTILINFVLLAFVIFWMVKAMNRAQARFTKEAPPPAPAPTPEDVELLREIRDLLKR is encoded by the coding sequence ATGAGCATCATGAAGGAATTCCGCGATTTCGCGATGCGCGGCAATGTCGTCGACCTCGCGGTCGGCGTGATCATCGGTGCGGCGTTCGGCAAGATCGTCGATTCCCTGGTCAAAGACATCGTCATGCCGATCGTCAACGTCATCCTGGGCGGCAACGTCGATTTCAGCAACAAATTCATCGTACTCCGGGCGCCGGCCGACTACGCCGGCCCGCAGACTTACGACGCCCTCAGCAAGGCCGGCGCCACCCTGCTCGGATGGGGCAATTTCCTGACGATTCTGATCAACTTCGTGCTGCTGGCCTTCGTCATCTTCTGGATGGTCAAGGCCATGAACCGCGCCCAGGCCCGCTTCACCAAGGAAGCCCCGCCCCCCGCGCCCGCGCCGACCCCGGAAGACGTCGAACTGCTGCGCGAAATCCGCGATCTGCTCAAGAGGTAG
- a CDS encoding Nif3-like dinuclear metal center hexameric protein, producing MIAGEQASAQTHAPAGGAGGVSAEELASWLAAELQVARFRDYCPNGLQVEGRPVVRHIIAAVTASEAAIRHAIDAGADGLLVHHGWFWKNEDPRVRGTRRTRLSLVLGHDLNLFAYHLPLDAHPRWGNNAQLAEVLGLAPHLVEGVPQTTGHDGLIWLGQAPGLATVGDLAARIAQRLRREPMLIGDPSGPVGRIAWCTGAAQGMLQDAIDADAQTYITGEISEPTVHLARETGTAFLAAGHHATERYGVQALGQAIAARFGIRVDFIDIDNPV from the coding sequence ATGATCGCAGGCGAGCAGGCCTCAGCGCAAACCCATGCACCAGCGGGGGGCGCGGGTGGCGTCAGCGCCGAGGAACTCGCATCCTGGCTGGCCGCCGAACTGCAGGTTGCCCGGTTCCGCGACTACTGCCCGAACGGCCTGCAGGTCGAGGGCCGGCCCGTGGTCCGGCATATTATCGCCGCCGTGACCGCGTCCGAGGCCGCCATCCGGCACGCCATCGACGCCGGGGCGGACGGCCTGCTGGTCCACCACGGCTGGTTCTGGAAGAACGAGGACCCGCGCGTGCGGGGCACCCGGCGCACCCGCCTGTCGCTGGTCCTGGGCCATGACCTGAACCTGTTCGCCTACCACCTTCCCCTGGATGCCCACCCCCGGTGGGGCAACAACGCACAACTGGCCGAGGTGCTGGGCCTGGCCCCCCATCTGGTGGAGGGCGTGCCCCAGACCACCGGCCACGACGGCCTGATCTGGCTGGGCCAGGCCCCGGGCCTGGCCACGGTAGGCGACCTGGCGGCCCGCATCGCCCAGCGCCTGCGGCGCGAGCCCATGCTGATCGGCGACCCCTCCGGCCCCGTGGGCCGCATCGCCTGGTGTACCGGCGCGGCTCAGGGCATGCTCCAGGACGCCATCGACGCCGACGCCCAGACCTACATCACCGGCGAGATCTCCGAACCCACCGTCCATCTCGCCCGCGAAACCGGCACCGCCTTTCTGGCCGCCGGCCACCACGCCACCGAACGCTACGGCGTCCAGGCCCTGGGCCAGGCCATCGCCGCCCGCTTCGGCATCCGGGTGGATTTCATCGACATCGACAACCCCGTCTGA
- a CDS encoding S1C family serine protease, with product MRRLWLIFAQTTTVCLAILFIVATLRPEWLPRRGGPGSNNAIVVPFFEASPSPTGEGGATASYAAATHKAAPAVVNIFTSKDTPQQPAYPFSDDPVFRRFFGEPDTNPEPVSSLGSGVIVSPEGYILTNNHVIEAADEIEVALADGRKGKATLVGSDPETDLAVLKLALPNLPSVTFGRAEDLQVGDVVLAIGNPFGVGQTTTMGIVSALGRTHLGINTFENFIQTDAAINPGNSGGALIDAQGNLVGINTAIYSRSGGSLGIGFAIPVSTARQVMEQLITTGTVTRGYIGVEPQDLTAELADAFKLSRKEGVIIAGVVRGGPAAKAGIRTGDIVVSVADKAILDTTTMLNAIAQLPPGEKVAIKIVRGGQEMETSVTIGTRPKPKREVQQP from the coding sequence ATGCGCCGACTATGGCTGATCTTTGCCCAGACCACCACCGTCTGTCTGGCCATTTTATTCATCGTCGCCACCCTGCGACCCGAATGGCTGCCACGCCGCGGGGGCCCGGGCAGCAATAACGCCATCGTCGTCCCGTTCTTCGAGGCCTCGCCCTCGCCGACCGGCGAAGGCGGCGCCACCGCGTCCTATGCGGCGGCCACCCACAAGGCGGCACCGGCCGTGGTGAACATCTTCACCAGCAAGGACACGCCCCAGCAGCCCGCCTATCCGTTCTCCGACGATCCGGTGTTCCGGCGCTTCTTCGGCGAACCCGACACCAACCCGGAGCCCGTCTCCAGCCTGGGATCGGGCGTCATCGTCAGCCCCGAAGGCTACATCCTGACCAACAACCACGTGATCGAGGCCGCGGACGAGATCGAAGTGGCGCTGGCCGACGGCCGCAAGGGCAAGGCCACGCTGGTCGGATCCGACCCCGAAACCGACCTGGCGGTGCTGAAACTGGCGCTGCCCAACCTGCCCTCGGTCACCTTCGGCCGGGCCGAGGACCTTCAGGTGGGCGACGTGGTGCTGGCCATCGGCAATCCGTTCGGCGTGGGCCAGACCACGACCATGGGCATCGTCTCGGCCCTGGGCCGCACCCACCTGGGCATCAATACCTTCGAAAACTTCATCCAGACCGATGCCGCCATCAACCCCGGCAACTCCGGGGGCGCGCTGATCGACGCCCAGGGCAACCTGGTCGGCATCAATACCGCCATCTATTCGCGCTCGGGCGGTTCGCTGGGCATAGGCTTCGCGATTCCGGTCAGCACGGCGCGCCAGGTGATGGAGCAGTTGATCACGACCGGCACGGTCACGCGGGGCTACATCGGCGTCGAGCCGCAGGACCTGACGGCCGAGCTGGCCGACGCCTTCAAGCTGTCGCGCAAGGAAGGGGTCATCATCGCCGGCGTGGTGCGCGGCGGGCCGGCGGCCAAGGCCGGGATCCGCACGGGCGACATCGTCGTATCGGTCGCGGACAAGGCCATCCTGGACACCACCACCATGCTCAACGCCATCGCCCAGTTGCCGCCGGGCGAGAAGGTGGCCATCAAGATCGTCCGCGGCGGGCAGGAAATGGAAACCAGCGTGACCATAGGCACGCGACCCAAGCCCAAGCGCGAAGTCCAGCAGCCCTGA